A stretch of Homo sapiens chromosome 12, GRCh38.p14 Primary Assembly DNA encodes these proteins:
- the SMCO2 gene encoding single-pass membrane and coiled-coil domain-containing protein 2 isoform X4 → MALTPTNLNNKMSLQMKMDCQEQQLTKKNNGFFQKLNVTEGAMQDLLKEIIKVDHILDRSDDEDDISSENPQTDFLHKGMLELEAEHDQDLSKQDKQETDVDEDPQASTSLQFSKKNLLELCLKGMFLKLNYWNTKIGLQVKELGADYIDGTEKIDNIIKKINVTENTVKRTFARMWNC, encoded by the exons ATGGCTCTCACGCCCACAAACCTAAATAACAAAATGTCTCTGCAGATGAAGATGGACTGCCAGGAACAACAGCTGACTAAGAAAAACAATGGCTTTTTCCAAAAGCTCAATGTGACTGAAGGTGCAATGCAGGA TTTGCTAAAGGAAATTATCAAAGTGGACCACATCTTAGACAGATCGGATGATGAGGATGACATTTCCTCCGAAAACCCTCAAACTGACTTCCTTCACAAG GGTATGTTGGAGCTAGAGGCTGAGCATGACCAGGACCTGAGTAAACAGGATAAGCAAGAAACAGATGTTGATGAGGACCCTCAAGCGTCTACATCTCTGCAGTTTTCAAAGAAGAACCTCCTTGAACT GTGTCTGAAGGGCATGTTCCTCAAGCTAAACTACTGGAACACAAAGATAGGTCTCCAGGTGAAAGAACTTGGAGCTGATTACATAGACGGAACGGAGAAAATTgacaatattattaaaaaaataaatgtaacagaAAACACAGTGAAGAG GACCTTTGCAAGAATGTGGAACTGCTGA